From one Comamonas piscis genomic stretch:
- a CDS encoding DUF445 domain-containing protein, with protein MPLLLTHEQQQLLRRAKRTPLLLLLAVGLLFVLTSWCLGQPFAQSPHWQLALRCLRAMTEAGMVGALADWFAVAALFKHIPIPWISRHTAIIPRNKDRIGENLAVFVRERFLDGDSLVQLVRTHQPADKLAQWLKSPANAELLGHQVARLAAAALATVQDAQVERFIKLALRTLLGQLDLSQSLSKLLTVLTHNGRHQVLLAQALDKLVELLHEAETRTLIAQTIAHWLKTEHPMKEKMLPTGWLSDKGSAMIASSLEHLLDAIADNPSHVLRAKFDQTMQEWVERLAQDPAWHAKGEEVRRYLQHDPAVGTYVQELWQSLRASLQADLANEHSAMSRNVRGMGLWLGKSLAGDPALRSALNTRMELWVQELAPEISQFFGTHIADTVKRWDARELGELIEWNIGRDLQYIRINGTLVGGLIGFVLFWLGWLLNHLGAGTV; from the coding sequence ATGCCTTTGCTACTGACACATGAGCAGCAACAACTGCTGCGCCGCGCCAAGCGCACGCCCCTGCTGCTATTGCTGGCCGTGGGCCTGCTGTTCGTCCTGACCAGCTGGTGCCTGGGCCAGCCTTTTGCGCAGTCGCCGCACTGGCAGCTGGCGCTGCGCTGCCTGCGCGCGATGACCGAGGCGGGCATGGTCGGCGCGCTGGCCGACTGGTTTGCGGTGGCGGCGCTGTTCAAGCACATTCCAATACCGTGGATCTCCCGGCACACGGCCATCATCCCGCGCAACAAGGACCGCATTGGCGAGAACCTGGCCGTGTTTGTGCGCGAGCGTTTTCTCGATGGCGACTCGCTGGTGCAGCTGGTGCGCACGCACCAGCCGGCCGATAAACTGGCGCAGTGGCTCAAGTCCCCCGCCAATGCCGAGCTGCTGGGCCACCAGGTGGCGCGCCTGGCCGCCGCCGCGCTGGCCACCGTGCAGGATGCGCAGGTGGAGCGCTTTATCAAGCTGGCGCTGCGCACTTTGCTGGGCCAGCTGGACCTGTCGCAGTCGCTGTCCAAGCTGCTGACGGTGTTGACCCACAATGGCCGCCACCAGGTGCTGTTGGCGCAGGCGCTGGACAAGCTGGTCGAGCTGCTGCACGAGGCCGAGACGCGGACCCTGATCGCGCAGACCATTGCGCATTGGCTCAAGACCGAGCACCCGATGAAGGAAAAAATGCTGCCCACCGGTTGGCTCAGTGACAAGGGCTCGGCGATGATCGCCAGCAGCCTGGAGCACCTGCTCGATGCGATTGCCGACAACCCCAGCCATGTGCTGCGCGCCAAGTTTGACCAGACCATGCAGGAATGGGTAGAGCGCCTGGCCCAGGACCCCGCCTGGCATGCCAAGGGCGAGGAAGTGCGCCGCTACCTGCAGCACGACCCTGCCGTGGGCACGTATGTGCAGGAGCTGTGGCAAAGCCTGCGTGCCAGCCTGCAGGCCGACCTGGCCAACGAGCATTCGGCCATGTCGCGCAATGTGCGCGGCATGGGCCTGTGGCTGGGCAAATCGCTGGCGGGTGACCCGGCCTTGCGCAGCGCGCTGAACACCCGCATGGAGCTCTGGGTGCAGGAGCTGGCGCCCGAGATCTCGCAGTTCTTCGGCACCCATATTGCCGATACCGTCAAGCGCTGGGACGCGCGTGAGCTGGGCGAGCTGATCGAGTGGAACATTGGCCGCGACCTGCAGTACATCCGCATCAATGGCACCTTGGTGGGCGGTTTGATCGGCTTTGTGCTGTTCTGGCTGGGCTGGCTGCTGAACCATTTGGGTGCTGGCACGGTGTAG
- a CDS encoding siderophore ABC transporter substrate-binding protein, translating into MTQPLTTACWRASAAAALATSLFAAPAAFAQATPSTPKAPATITVQHAKGSTAVPLAPQRVVVYDLASLDTMQALNLPVTALAKANFPGYMQAYADARYLPAGTLFEPDYDALSQIRPDLIVVAGRSAGKYDVLSKIAPTVDLSVNNQQLLADMQRNVVALASLWGKQAQGEQLMQRVRSEVESTRALAQQQAPGLLVLAISTMINAQPPGARFGLLHDVLGVQPAIPADASKPRGVPMKMEDISQLNPAWLYVIDRNAGTGSTTGRDGKPVVASTELFNNEAIRSSAAGQQGRVVFLDPQVWYLLGVAGPQAMLQTTAQLKRAWSQR; encoded by the coding sequence ATGACCCAGCCATTGACCACGGCCTGCTGGCGCGCCAGCGCCGCTGCCGCCCTCGCCACGTCGCTGTTTGCTGCCCCGGCAGCCTTTGCCCAAGCCACCCCCTCCACCCCCAAGGCCCCGGCAACCATCACCGTGCAACACGCCAAGGGCAGCACGGCAGTGCCCTTAGCGCCCCAACGCGTGGTGGTGTATGACCTGGCATCGCTGGACACGATGCAGGCGCTGAACCTGCCGGTGACGGCCTTGGCCAAGGCCAACTTCCCCGGCTATATGCAGGCCTATGCCGATGCGCGCTACCTGCCAGCGGGCACCCTGTTCGAGCCCGACTATGACGCGCTGAGCCAGATCCGCCCGGACCTGATCGTTGTGGCAGGCCGCAGCGCCGGCAAGTACGACGTCTTGAGCAAGATTGCGCCCACGGTGGACCTGAGCGTCAACAACCAGCAGCTGCTGGCCGATATGCAGCGCAATGTGGTGGCGCTGGCATCGCTGTGGGGCAAGCAGGCCCAGGGCGAGCAGCTGATGCAGCGGGTGCGCAGCGAGGTGGAGAGCACCCGCGCACTGGCCCAGCAGCAGGCGCCCGGCCTCTTGGTGCTGGCTATCAGCACGATGATCAATGCCCAGCCCCCCGGCGCACGCTTTGGCCTGCTGCACGATGTTCTGGGCGTCCAACCTGCCATCCCTGCCGATGCCAGCAAGCCGCGCGGCGTGCCGATGAAGATGGAAGACATCAGCCAGCTCAACCCCGCCTGGCTCTACGTGATCGACCGCAATGCCGGCACCGGCAGCACCACCGGCCGCGATGGCAAGCCCGTCGTTGCCAGCACCGAGCTGTTCAACAACGAAGCCATCCGCAGCAGCGCCGCCGGCCAGCAGGGCCGGGTGGTGTTTTTGGATCCGCAGGTCTGGTACCTGCTGGGTGTGGCAGGCCCGCAGGCCATGCTGCAAACGACGGCGCAGTTGAAGCGTGCCTGGAGCCAACGCTGA
- a CDS encoding OmpW/AlkL family protein: MKQAKKWMWLAATALLASSAYAQKAGDWVLGAGALNYSPQDKSKPLTFTEPFERQIAGSGADLKSSTTLGLNVHYFLTDNWAVEGVLGIPPRLKLNGAGTLAPIGELGNARLYAPSLLGKYFFGNADDKFRVSLGLGVTYSQFRSVRLSSGLQNTLGGAIGAPPGVAKTTAKIDSQWAPVLNIGANYAIDKNWGITFSVSYVPMKTDAKLTTTVNGNKVAVSQTRLTLDPIIPFLYVTYKF; the protein is encoded by the coding sequence ATGAAACAGGCCAAAAAATGGATGTGGCTGGCAGCCACCGCCTTGCTCGCAAGCAGCGCTTACGCACAAAAGGCGGGCGACTGGGTGTTAGGTGCCGGGGCGCTCAATTATTCGCCCCAGGACAAGAGCAAGCCGCTGACCTTCACGGAGCCCTTTGAACGCCAGATCGCTGGCTCAGGCGCCGATCTGAAAAGCTCCACCACCTTGGGCTTGAACGTGCACTACTTCCTGACCGACAACTGGGCGGTCGAAGGCGTGCTGGGCATTCCGCCGCGCCTCAAGCTCAATGGCGCTGGTACCTTGGCGCCCATTGGCGAGCTGGGCAATGCCCGCCTGTATGCGCCTTCGCTGCTGGGCAAGTACTTCTTTGGCAATGCCGATGACAAGTTCCGCGTTTCGCTGGGCCTGGGTGTAACCTACTCGCAGTTCCGCAGTGTGCGGCTGAGTAGTGGCCTGCAGAACACCTTGGGTGGTGCCATTGGTGCGCCTCCCGGTGTGGCCAAGACCACCGCCAAGATCGACAGCCAATGGGCGCCGGTCTTGAACATTGGCGCCAACTACGCCATCGACAAAAACTGGGGTATCACCTTCTCGGTGTCCTATGTGCCGATGAAGACCGATGCCAAGCTGACCACGACGGTCAATGGCAACAAGGTGGCGGTCTCGCAGACCCGCCTGACCCTGGACCCGATCATTCCGTTCCTGTACGTCACCTACAAGTTCTGA
- a CDS encoding DUF3297 family protein: MTDTTARPELPDHLSIDPKSPHFVREVFDHDIGIRFNGTERVDVEEYCVSEGWVKVPAGKTVDRKGKPLLIKIKGTVEAYYKD, from the coding sequence ATGACCGATACCACTGCCCGCCCCGAACTGCCCGACCACCTGTCCATCGACCCCAAGAGCCCACACTTTGTGCGCGAGGTTTTTGACCACGATATCGGCATCCGCTTCAACGGCACCGAGCGCGTGGATGTCGAGGAATACTGCGTGAGCGAAGGCTGGGTGAAAGTGCCCGCCGGCAAGACCGTGGACCGCAAGGGCAAGCCGCTGCTGATCAAGATCAAGGGCACGGTCGAGGCCTATTACAAGGACTGA
- a CDS encoding ligand-gated channel protein, with translation MLVHGAAAAQAADAAEPTAPEKTLGTVVVTAAGFEQEVTQAPASITVIPREKLEQGAYSNLHDALRDVPGVIMTPSDNNSNDISLRGMGANYTLILVDGKRMSTRETQTNGSTGTDQSWVPPLEAIERIEVVRGPMSSLYGSDAMGGVVNIITRKVAKQWHGSLRADATLQERSESGNAYQSNFYLSGPIKEELLGISLYGNYSKRDEDRIYQGYNDSDTKALNARIALTPNKDHDIIAELGSAKQHFISTPGKTLLETGELSDRKFERENYSLQHKGRWGWASSDTYVQHEKTRNISREMTIKNTVANSSWVLPVGEAHIVSTGLYYNKQDLTDTTTNTLPGSNRTTANRTQYAWFVEDEWRLREDFALTGGLRFDDDSKGGSQWSPRLYGVWNLNPRWTVKGGVSTGFRAPSLRQTLGDWGQASRGGNIYGNPDLKPEKSLSKEVGVLYNDGAGLSAGLTVFDNDFRDKITRIACPECGPLNASGNTPTTNINIDKAVTRGIEATLTMPLARSLDLNSSYTFTKSEQKSGEFAGQPLSQLPRHMLNVALDWKPSDRWNGWTKLSYRGKESQPTGGRSSRTWVAGSYAMFDVGGSFHYNKNTTFFAGIYNLFDKDVYYEDYATVQDGRRYWVGMNLKF, from the coding sequence ATGCTGGTCCATGGCGCTGCGGCAGCGCAAGCGGCCGATGCCGCAGAGCCAACGGCCCCCGAAAAGACGCTGGGCACCGTGGTGGTGACGGCGGCAGGCTTTGAGCAAGAGGTAACCCAGGCACCGGCATCGATCACCGTGATCCCGCGCGAGAAGCTGGAGCAGGGCGCGTACAGCAACTTGCACGATGCCCTGCGCGATGTGCCGGGCGTCATCATGACCCCGTCGGACAACAACTCCAACGACATCAGCCTGCGCGGGATGGGTGCCAACTACACCTTGATCCTCGTGGATGGCAAGCGCATGAGTACGCGCGAGACGCAGACCAATGGCTCGACGGGAACTGACCAAAGCTGGGTGCCGCCGCTCGAAGCCATTGAGCGCATCGAGGTGGTGCGCGGGCCCATGTCCTCGCTTTACGGATCGGATGCGATGGGCGGCGTGGTGAACATCATCACGCGCAAGGTGGCCAAGCAGTGGCATGGCTCGCTGCGCGCCGATGCCACCTTGCAAGAGCGCTCCGAATCCGGCAATGCCTACCAGAGCAACTTCTACCTGTCGGGCCCGATCAAGGAAGAGTTGCTGGGCATCAGCCTCTACGGCAACTACAGCAAGCGCGACGAAGACCGCATCTACCAGGGCTACAACGACAGCGACACCAAGGCGCTCAACGCCCGCATTGCGCTGACCCCGAACAAAGACCACGACATCATTGCCGAGCTGGGCTCGGCCAAGCAGCACTTTATCTCCACCCCCGGCAAAACCTTGCTGGAGACGGGCGAGCTGTCGGACCGCAAGTTCGAGCGCGAGAACTACTCTTTGCAGCACAAAGGCCGCTGGGGCTGGGCCTCGTCGGATACCTATGTGCAGCATGAGAAGACCCGCAACATCTCGCGCGAGATGACCATCAAGAACACGGTGGCCAACAGCAGCTGGGTGCTTCCGGTGGGCGAGGCGCACATCGTCAGCACCGGCCTGTACTACAACAAACAGGACCTGACCGACACCACCACCAACACCTTGCCCGGCAGCAACCGTACCACCGCCAACCGCACCCAGTACGCCTGGTTTGTCGAAGACGAATGGCGCCTGCGCGAGGACTTTGCGCTGACCGGCGGCCTGCGTTTTGACGACGACAGCAAGGGTGGATCGCAGTGGAGCCCGCGCCTCTATGGCGTGTGGAACCTGAACCCGCGCTGGACCGTCAAGGGCGGCGTCTCCACCGGCTTCCGCGCGCCATCCTTGCGCCAGACCCTGGGCGACTGGGGCCAGGCCAGCCGGGGCGGCAATATCTATGGCAACCCGGATCTGAAGCCGGAGAAATCGCTGTCCAAGGAAGTGGGGGTGCTCTACAACGATGGTGCCGGCCTGTCGGCCGGTCTGACCGTGTTTGACAACGACTTCCGCGACAAGATCACCCGCATTGCCTGCCCGGAATGCGGTCCCTTGAATGCGTCCGGCAACACGCCCACCACCAATATCAATATCGACAAGGCGGTGACGCGCGGCATCGAGGCAACGTTGACCATGCCGCTGGCGCGCAGCCTGGATCTGAACTCCAGCTACACCTTCACCAAGTCGGAGCAAAAGAGCGGCGAGTTTGCTGGCCAGCCGCTGTCGCAGCTGCCGCGCCACATGCTCAATGTCGCCCTGGATTGGAAGCCGTCTGACCGCTGGAACGGCTGGACCAAGCTGTCCTACCGTGGCAAGGAAAGCCAGCCTACCGGCGGCCGCTCCTCGCGCACCTGGGTCGCTGGCAGCTATGCCATGTTCGATGTGGGTGGCTCGTTCCACTACAACAAGAACACCACTTTCTTCGCCGGTATCTACAACCTGTTTGACAAGGATGTGTACTACGAAGACTACGCCACCGTGCAGGACGGGCGCCGTTACTGGGTCGGCATGAACCTGAAGTTCTAA
- a CDS encoding tripartite tricarboxylate transporter substrate binding protein, giving the protein MGASLLIPKGWAAQRRPGAGLKILVAYPPGGVSDLVARALAKAMADQLQTPVIVENRSGASGTLALELLQRSPPDGQTLVFTAAAAVGLLRHAAARRAPRSAAAAPLPVQPVAGVMRTPLLLVGTSALQASTFADMIEAARKHPGMLRWATTGEGTTGHTVLQRVSQLAGLRIIHIPYKGGGQQLTDALGGHFELLSTNVAPSQLSALRDGRFKALAVGAPRRLPVLPEVPTLAELGYPSANLDSLFGLFAPPGTPSQVVMRVHALIEQALRSPAIRQSLLDANNQPYEGSVQDFAGQVEHETDR; this is encoded by the coding sequence ATGGGCGCATCGCTCCTGATCCCGAAGGGCTGGGCCGCCCAGAGAAGGCCAGGCGCTGGTCTCAAGATTCTGGTGGCCTATCCACCCGGCGGTGTGAGCGATCTGGTAGCGCGCGCCTTGGCCAAAGCCATGGCCGATCAGCTCCAGACGCCGGTGATCGTCGAGAACCGGTCCGGCGCGAGTGGGACCTTGGCGCTGGAACTCCTGCAACGCAGTCCGCCCGACGGCCAAACGCTGGTCTTTACCGCCGCCGCTGCGGTGGGCCTGCTGCGCCACGCGGCTGCGCGGCGTGCCCCCAGGTCCGCAGCCGCTGCGCCATTGCCGGTGCAGCCCGTGGCGGGTGTCATGCGCACGCCGCTGCTCTTAGTCGGCACCTCCGCGCTCCAAGCCTCTACTTTCGCCGACATGATCGAAGCGGCACGCAAGCACCCCGGCATGCTGCGCTGGGCGACGACCGGTGAAGGCACGACAGGGCACACCGTGCTGCAACGCGTGAGTCAGCTTGCGGGCCTGCGCATCATCCATATTCCGTACAAGGGTGGCGGGCAGCAATTGACGGATGCACTCGGTGGCCACTTCGAGCTGCTGTCGACCAACGTCGCACCGAGCCAACTCAGCGCCTTGCGTGACGGGCGCTTCAAGGCCTTGGCGGTAGGCGCGCCGCGCCGCCTGCCCGTGCTCCCAGAGGTGCCAACCCTCGCAGAGCTGGGTTACCCATCTGCGAATCTGGATTCCTTGTTCGGGCTCTTCGCCCCACCGGGTACGCCCTCCCAGGTGGTAATGCGCGTTCACGCCTTGATCGAGCAAGCCCTTCGCTCGCCTGCCATTCGCCAGAGCCTGCTTGATGCCAACAACCAGCCCTACGAGGGCTCTGTGCAGGACTTTGCAGGACAGGTGGAACACGAAACCGATCGTTAA
- the hmpA gene encoding NO-inducible flavohemoprotein: MLSDSQKQIIQATVPLLETGGEALTTHFYQMMLSEYPEVRPLFNQAHQQSGAQPRALAHSVLMYAKHIDKLENLGDLPAQIINKHVALQVQPDQYQIVGTCLLRAIREVLGAEIATDAVIDAWAAAYTQLADILIAAEAKAYDDIAHAEGGWRGARNFKLVQKVAESAEISSFYLEPVDGKAVIAHQPGQYIGLRAIVDGTEQRRNYSLSAPSNGRSYRISVKREPGGKVSNYLHDLQVGDTLELFAPAGHFTLQVSQRPLVLISGGVGITPTLPMLEAALQTDRPITFIHCARDSAVHAFRPQIDALAQAHSQLQPLYVYDQVADGEAVAAQGHLTEDLLGQWLPASRDADVYFLGPKPFMRSVKASLRKLGVPDAQVRYEFFGPAEALA, encoded by the coding sequence ATGCTGAGCGATAGCCAAAAACAGATCATCCAGGCCACCGTCCCCCTGCTGGAGACCGGCGGTGAGGCGCTGACCACGCATTTCTACCAAATGATGCTGAGCGAGTACCCCGAGGTGCGCCCGTTGTTCAACCAGGCCCACCAGCAAAGCGGTGCCCAGCCCCGCGCACTGGCCCACAGCGTGCTGATGTACGCCAAGCACATCGACAAGCTGGAGAACCTGGGCGACCTGCCCGCGCAGATCATCAACAAGCATGTGGCGCTGCAGGTCCAGCCGGACCAGTACCAGATCGTGGGCACTTGTTTGCTGCGCGCGATCCGCGAGGTGCTGGGCGCCGAGATTGCCACCGATGCGGTGATTGATGCCTGGGCAGCTGCCTACACCCAGCTGGCCGATATCCTGATCGCTGCCGAGGCCAAGGCCTATGACGACATTGCCCATGCCGAAGGCGGCTGGCGCGGTGCGCGTAATTTCAAGCTCGTGCAGAAGGTGGCCGAGAGCGCCGAGATCAGTTCCTTCTACCTGGAGCCGGTGGACGGCAAGGCGGTGATCGCCCACCAGCCGGGCCAGTACATCGGCCTGCGCGCCATCGTCGATGGCACCGAGCAGCGCCGCAACTACTCGCTGTCGGCCCCGAGCAATGGCCGCAGCTACCGCATTAGCGTCAAGCGCGAGCCCGGTGGCAAGGTCTCCAACTACCTGCATGACCTGCAAGTGGGCGACACCCTGGAGCTGTTTGCACCCGCCGGCCATTTCACCTTGCAGGTCAGCCAGCGCCCGCTGGTGCTGATCAGCGGCGGGGTGGGCATCACCCCCACCTTGCCGATGCTCGAAGCCGCGTTGCAGACCGACCGCCCCATCACCTTTATCCACTGCGCGCGGGACAGCGCCGTGCATGCCTTCCGCCCGCAGATCGATGCGCTGGCGCAGGCGCACAGCCAGCTGCAGCCGCTCTATGTGTATGACCAGGTGGCCGATGGTGAGGCGGTCGCTGCCCAGGGCCATCTGACCGAGGACCTGCTGGGCCAGTGGCTGCCGGCCTCGCGCGATGCCGATGTGTACTTTCTGGGCCCCAAGCCCTTTATGCGCTCGGTCAAGGCCTCGCTGCGCAAGCTGGGCGTGCCCGATGCCCAGGTGCGCTACGAGTTCTTTGGCCCGGCCGAGGCGCTGGCCTGA
- a CDS encoding DJ-1/PfpI family protein: MPAKKILMICGDYCEDYETMVPFQTLLAVGHQVHAVCPDKKAGDHIKTAIHDFEGAQTYSEKPGHNFTLNASFADIRAEDYDALVIPGGRGPEYLRNNEAVLAAVRHFFTANKPVAAVCHGAQLLAGAGVLQGRTCSAYPACKAEVVLAGGTYADIAVDQAYTDGNLVSAPAWPAHPQWLAQFLALLGTRIQHS; this comes from the coding sequence ATGCCGGCCAAGAAAATCCTGATGATCTGTGGTGACTACTGCGAGGACTACGAAACCATGGTGCCCTTCCAGACCTTGCTGGCCGTCGGCCACCAGGTCCACGCGGTCTGCCCGGACAAGAAAGCCGGCGACCATATCAAGACGGCGATCCATGACTTTGAAGGTGCGCAGACCTACAGCGAAAAGCCCGGCCACAACTTCACGTTGAACGCGAGCTTTGCCGACATCCGGGCCGAAGACTATGACGCGCTGGTGATCCCCGGCGGACGCGGCCCCGAGTACCTGCGCAACAACGAGGCGGTGCTGGCCGCCGTGCGCCATTTCTTCACGGCCAACAAGCCCGTCGCGGCCGTCTGCCATGGCGCGCAGCTGCTGGCGGGCGCCGGTGTGCTCCAAGGCCGTACCTGTTCGGCCTACCCGGCCTGCAAGGCCGAGGTGGTGCTGGCCGGCGGCACCTATGCCGATATCGCGGTGGACCAGGCCTATACCGATGGCAACCTGGTGAGCGCCCCCGCCTGGCCAGCCCATCCGCAGTGGCTGGCGCAGTTTTTGGCCTTGCTAGGAACCCGCATCCAACACAGCTAA
- a CDS encoding ligand-gated channel protein: MTARPLSAAFAAARAARPTSLLHAGPSPRSAVPHAWRATALVAAAMLSGPAMAQAQANVDADKTLSTVVVTASGFEQAVEDAPASITVIPRQELEKKAYRDVTDALRDVPGVVITGGGSSSDISIRGMASNYTMILVDGKPQNSRETRPNSDGAGIEQGWLPPLSAIERIEVVRGPMSSLYGSDAMGGVVNIITRKVAKQWTGTLSAETTQQESSSSGDIYQSNFYLAGPIKSDVLGLQIYGQKSRRLEDKFVGGFNEQDSSSGTAKLTLTPNKDHDLALEVGRTLQDRYATAGKSASRASSFSDYSRNHFAISHTGRWGFGTSTTYLQHEEIDNPGREMQLKNTEFNSQMVMPIGERNLTTVGLSYKHEKLMDNGNQMKVDNPINTLKRYQWALFAENEWRVTDAIALTTGLRMNHDQNYGTDWTPRVYGVWHATPEWSVKGGISTGFKSPSLRAAVADWGQITGGGGDPAIIRGNPDLKPEKSTSQELGVIWDNRRDFSGSLTLFNTNFKDKITEVRSCEDTEGGGRAIVTGNCTVLGTPYKFISDRTNVDKATMRGVEATATWKASEALRLATNYTFTRSEQKSGSFAGQPLNKMPKHMLNATLDWQSTDKLGVWSRLNFRGKSSDYLSRTSMAKGTPSFTFMDLGLNYAYSKDVRFSTGIYNLFDKRVDTATYDAVYDGRRYWAKVTVGF, from the coding sequence ATGACCGCCCGCCCGCTTTCTGCAGCTTTTGCTGCAGCCCGCGCTGCCCGCCCAACCTCGCTGCTGCATGCAGGCCCGTCGCCCCGCAGTGCCGTGCCCCATGCATGGCGCGCCACCGCGCTGGTGGCCGCAGCCATGCTGAGCGGCCCAGCCATGGCGCAGGCCCAGGCGAACGTGGACGCGGACAAGACCTTGTCGACCGTGGTGGTGACGGCATCGGGCTTTGAGCAGGCGGTGGAAGATGCGCCGGCCTCGATCACCGTGATTCCGCGCCAGGAGCTGGAGAAAAAGGCCTACCGCGATGTGACCGATGCGCTGCGCGATGTCCCCGGCGTGGTCATCACCGGAGGCGGCAGCTCCAGCGATATCAGCATCCGGGGCATGGCCTCGAACTACACGATGATCCTGGTGGATGGCAAGCCGCAAAACTCGCGCGAGACCCGCCCCAACAGCGATGGCGCCGGCATCGAGCAAGGCTGGCTGCCACCCCTGAGCGCCATCGAACGCATCGAGGTGGTGCGGGGCCCCATGTCCTCGCTCTACGGATCGGATGCGATGGGTGGTGTGGTCAACATCATCACGCGCAAGGTGGCCAAGCAATGGACGGGTACCTTGAGCGCCGAGACCACGCAGCAGGAATCCTCATCGTCGGGCGATATCTACCAGAGCAACTTCTACCTGGCCGGCCCGATCAAGAGCGATGTGCTGGGCCTGCAGATCTACGGCCAGAAATCGCGCCGCCTGGAGGACAAGTTTGTCGGCGGCTTTAACGAGCAGGACAGCAGCTCGGGGACGGCCAAGCTGACCCTCACCCCGAACAAGGACCACGACCTGGCGCTGGAAGTGGGCCGCACCCTGCAGGACCGCTATGCAACGGCCGGCAAGAGCGCGAGCCGTGCCTCCAGCTTCTCGGACTACTCCCGCAACCACTTCGCCATCTCGCACACCGGACGCTGGGGCTTTGGCACCTCGACCACCTACCTGCAGCACGAAGAGATCGACAACCCCGGCCGCGAAATGCAGCTGAAGAACACTGAGTTCAACAGCCAGATGGTGATGCCGATTGGCGAGCGCAACCTGACCACCGTGGGCCTGAGCTACAAGCATGAGAAGCTGATGGACAACGGCAACCAGATGAAGGTGGACAACCCCATCAACACGCTCAAGCGCTACCAGTGGGCGCTGTTTGCCGAGAACGAATGGCGGGTGACCGATGCGATTGCGCTGACCACCGGCCTGCGCATGAACCATGACCAGAACTACGGCACCGACTGGACGCCGCGGGTGTACGGCGTCTGGCATGCGACGCCAGAATGGAGCGTCAAGGGCGGTATCTCGACCGGCTTCAAATCGCCTAGCCTGCGCGCTGCGGTGGCCGATTGGGGCCAGATCACTGGCGGCGGAGGTGACCCGGCCATCATCCGGGGCAACCCCGACCTCAAGCCCGAAAAGAGCACCAGCCAGGAGCTGGGTGTGATCTGGGACAACCGCCGCGATTTCAGCGGCAGCCTGACCCTGTTCAACACCAACTTCAAGGACAAGATCACCGAAGTGCGCAGCTGTGAAGACACCGAGGGCGGCGGCCGCGCCATCGTCACCGGCAACTGCACCGTGCTGGGCACGCCCTACAAGTTCATCAGCGACCGCACCAATGTGGACAAGGCCACCATGCGCGGCGTGGAGGCCACCGCCACCTGGAAGGCCAGCGAAGCGCTGCGCCTGGCTACCAACTACACCTTCACCCGCTCGGAGCAAAAGAGTGGCAGCTTTGCCGGTCAGCCGCTCAACAAGATGCCCAAGCACATGCTCAATGCCACCCTGGACTGGCAGAGCACCGACAAGCTGGGCGTGTGGAGCCGTCTCAACTTCCGAGGCAAAAGCTCGGACTATCTGAGCCGCACCTCGATGGCCAAGGGCACGCCGTCCTTCACCTTCATGGACCTGGGCCTGAACTATGCCTACAGCAAGGATGTGCGCTTCAGCACCGGCATCTACAACCTGTTTGACAAGCGGGTCGATACCGCCACCTACGACGCGGTCTATGACGGCCGCCGTTACTGGGCCAAAGTCACGGTCGGCTTCTAA